The stretch of DNA GATTCGCCTACGTGAAGGGAGGGCACATCAACTGGTCGAAGCAAGTGACGTAGAAAATCATGTAAACGAAAGGAGACGTGGCTGCCGCAACCGACAAAGAACTCCTTGTGAGACCTTGTTTTTCTGTCCCCGTTATGGTGGTACCGGGACGTATGTGTTCCAACATCGAGCTGTACAAAATACCTTTTCTTGAACTTCTCGTAGAATGCCTTAATCGGAGGCTTCAGGTTGGCCTGCCATTCCCGTCAAACGCACTAGGAGATTTGGTATACGGGGTTCCGGAAACGCTGGTTCCATGGAAATGCTGgtcgcgcgcggcgcggcgagcAGGATGACTTTGTGCTTCTGGTTTGCTTGCGGTAGAGCACAGACGGCGGCTGCCTTTTCAACTTTCACAGGTTGGTCAGCACCTCCTCGTGTGGTTCATGCAGGAATCCTATGTCAATCTATCCTTAACCCACTCTTTAAGTTAGGGCTTGCGCAAACGTGCCCGTTATCCAGAATGCTACGCGTGGCATGCGTCGTCTACATGCAGTGCTCGATCAGATATGGCACAACAAAACTGGTGACAACTTGTGTCTCTTAACCGGTTCGGCAGGCACTGATTACTTTTAGCAACGGGAATTTCTACGTGTGATGCAGCCTAGAGACAGGGTACGGCCGCGAATGCACTTCCGCCGTTTTTCGGTGAGCACAACTAACGGACACGGGACGCTTCGAGGTCTGAAAACCCAGAAAAGTGTACGCGTCTTCCGGAGTCTGTTTCGTCCGATACAGCACGCTCTTCCGCTGCACAACCCTTATTGTACGCCTACAATGTACGACCGGAGATGAGCGTCATCCCACTGATCCACGGCGTCCGTAACCGAAGGCAGCAACTCCAGGTTTGGCATTTGTTGGAGCTGCGCCAAGGCTGGCGGGGGCTTCTGCTGGACAGTTCCCTAAACGTAAGAACAGGAGTCTCCCGCTCAGCATCCGTGGCACAGGTGGATATGCTTGCAACCGTCCTCGATCGCGAGCCTTCGTTCCCTACTTTGTTCGGCAGCGTGGACTATAGTGGGTCGTGCGTCACATGTACCGGTAGAAATCGGCGTTTCCCGGGTTGCCCTATAGAAACAGTGCATGAAAGGTGTTGCCTCGTTGAATGCCACGTACGGTGGCTGCTGGCCAGCAGTGAGCGTGGGGTGCCAGGGGTTTCCCCGGGTCAGGTAAGTGGTATGATACGTTACGGACCTTCCTCGAGGAGGCTCGACTGTTGTGGGCCTCCATCTCTGCCATCGCCCTCGCATGTTCCAGTGCCATCGGTCCAAAGTTTACGTCGCCTCGACGCGATTCCCGCGGTTCATTCGTCTGATAACAGAAACCCCGACGCTTTCCTCTGCACACAAACATCTACCGAACCAGGTGAACTGCAATTCCAACGAGTCCACCCCCATCGTGCTACAGTTTCGCCGCGACGTACGGTGCTCGTGGATGTACTTCCGCACTGTTCCGAAAAGTCCTAGATAGGTGGCTGTTTGGAATTATTTGTATTCAACCACTGTATCACCCAAGAATGAACCTGGTGACGCGCTGAAGGTGGAACCACGAATGAGGAGCCTGCGTGAAGTTTCGCGCTCGTTTGGGCCAAACTTCCTTCTTTTGAGGCATCCAAAAGTTCACTCCAACACCCCGGGCGTTTTCGACAATCCCAAACAAATTGTTCCATCGGTTTCCAACACTAAAGGTACACTGTGCGCAGCGAGAGTATCTGTGCTCACTGTCCCTGCATCTGGTATCGCTCCTCGAGTTCCTGTTCGGTTTTGATCGATGGCGACCTGGCTCTTCGTTGGGTTCGTTCACCAAGCCATGtttcatcttcctcttcatcctcctcgccgtccgtTTCGTCCCCGTCGTCCTGCTGTCCTTCTGCCTCACCAAGTTTGATTTGGCTGTCGTCGGTGCCATTTTGCTCGGCAGTTCGGTTACTCGCATGACTTTGACGGCTTTGGTGCACTCGATCCGGTGGTGCTGCTGCAgtgcttcgcctcttcacgTCTTCAGCGGAGCGACGGTTGATGAACGACCTGTTTCCCCTGCTCTGTGCGAGAGTGCCGGTGGACCGAGATTGGTTTCCGCGTTGCAGTCCGTGTGCAGTCGGAGCCTGAGGAGGCACTGCCGGTGGCGAGTTACCTGTTGAGGCTTTTTGCTGTTCGAAACTCTGCCCAACCATACTGCTTTGCTTCGAGCGTACAGTGGTAGAAAAGGTCGGAACAGACCCAGGAGGGCTCCTGGTCACTGAACCAACCTGAACCCGTGATTTCCGCACTTTTGAGTCAGCCGCATTGGCATCCTCTCCGACTCCGGAGGGGGGTGCCGAGGGTACATCGATCAGACTCGTACGTCGAGACGCTCTGCTCGCCTCGTTCGTGTCAGAGCTCTTGCTTGTCAAAGTATTTCCTCCTGGCAAGGCCCGTCGTGCACCGCTACACGCTAATCCATCTCCCTGTTCGTTGCCAACTCCCCAAGAGAGAGTGTTGGACTCGGTGTCAGCGCCCCGTCCGAACGGCGCAGGCCCCGCTGTTTGTGCTCGGGACTGTCGTACTGCCGAGGGGCGGAAAgagcgcgctctctcctttaAATCTGAAGGTCGTTTTCCGGTAGCGGTGGGGGAGGCGGATGCTATTGGCCTTGCTCGATAGGACTCCCCAAGGGTCCGAACTGAAGAGGGTTCAGTAGCCTCATTAGGAGAAAACCGCTTGGAAGAACCGTTGGTCGTGGCCTTCATGCTGCAAGAAAGGCGAACGAATGGAAAGCGGTTCAAGGAGTGGGATCTTCAGAAGTGACCCAATTATATGCCTTCTCGTAAAACCTTTTACGGCCGCTTTACTTGCTGTAGGAGGACATAGAGCTAAACTGTTCAAAAGGGCGCCTATGCTGGTTGCCGGTTCCGTCAGTTGACCTTTGGGTTGTCTGTTTGAACAGCCATGTGATTGCTTCTGCCTGTTTGATGTGTGAGTTGAATGACAATGCATACGGCCACAAGGAAGACTTTTGGCTGAGAATCGTAGGTCCGTAGATGCCATTCTGGATCTTGTGGTGCTGCTTTGTTTCACACCAGGTCGCAAATCACTACTCGTTTTTGTCCGTATTGCGCCAGCTCAAATGAAGGAAGGATAGAGGGGGCGGCTCGTGAAGGGAACTGTGTGTGGAATCTTCCGTGTTTCGGTCATCTGGGTTCTCTAAAAGTGGCATGAAAAGGCAGGCAGGCGTCGAATGGATCGCTCATGCGGTTGCTACTGTACTACAAGGGCCTTCCTGCCGCCTATGGCGATTTGAAGCACTCCCACAGTGACGATAGCTGCTCAGAGTGACTCAGTAGCTAAACACACTTACGCACCCTCACGAGCAGGCGCGAGCGGTTAAGTAACGGAACCGTGTCGTCTCAGGGCGGCGAAACCCGCTGAACTGTCACGTCAGAAGTCAGAATTGCCCCTGCAATACTTCTTCAGGACTTTCAGCAACTAGTAGTTTTTAAGAAACTTTCCAAAGTTTAATGACATCTACTTTTAAAAAAAGTGCTGTTTTGGCCAGCACCGTGCTGTGTACGAGGCTCCTTCTGCGACTGTCCTGTCAGAGGGTTGTTTACCCGGACGCAGCTTCAGTCTTTTGCTGAGAAATTGTTTGCATACGCCCTTTGCTGTCGTCGACCACGGACTTGATGTTCTGTGATAGCAACGGCGTCATCCTTTGGTAAAGTGGAAAAGATGGGTGCTGCAGGAATTCCGAGTCCTTCGTTGGAGTCGGAAGTGCCCGACAGGTCTCCTGTTACAGTTTCGGGGCCCGAAAGGAAACGATTTGACTGAGGCCTTCTGCAAAGGGAACTGTGTGGGTATACTGCCGAGCAAGAGTATTATCGAAGACAGAGCCTCAACGCCGCTTGTTCGTGGTAGATCACAGCCGGTTTGATACCTAGGTGCTTTCTCTGCACAATGGAAGACAGTCGACAAAGGATATGCCCCAGCTgatttgcatgcgcagtcCTTTGCTTCATACTTACGAAACACGACAGCACAGGTATTCGACTGAAACTGAAGCGTCGGAAACCTGAGAAGGCGAATTGCCTAGGACAAGCCACAGCGGCTCAGACGGGGAGACGGTGACAAAGCAAGCACCGGACTCGGCTCACCCGCGTTTTCCCTACGGATTATACGAGAAATGCTGTACCGTGAAATGTGTCCGAAGGACATAATATAGTGCCTCATTTCGCTGGAACTGCAGAATGAGTCGAAATTGCCGTTGGTGCCTCGATTACCAACCAAATGGCGTGGTTCGCCATTGTGGCTTGGCCCATCGCTCAGCAGAGGCAAAACCTATGATAGACGTAAGTGGGCAGCACGTAGAGGAGACTTGTTCTCGGAACAAACAGAAAGGCCCATTCTGTCTGCTGCCGTACGTGCTCGTTTCATTCCCGTattcgtctctgtcgcctttccgACCAGTTTTATGGGACTTTCCGCATCCCCACAGAATGAGGGGCGAGACACATGTCCCCTTCGCGACATTTGTCATAAAACACCGCATCTGCTCCAAATTCCCGAAGAACTTGGCAGTCAattttcttctcccggtTTTCAGAGGAGTCGCCCATCACCTGCGGTTCGATGGGGGCTGAGAGTCGAGTTATCTTGAGGCAGCCTCGAACAAGGGAGCGTCAAGGCCCCCTAATCGGGCGCTTTGGAACAGTGCCAAGGTCCGCTTTATCCCATACGAGCgccaaaagaagaaacaacaCCTGCAACAGCAGACCCTCCTCGACAGAGAACGGTGCGACCCGTAGAAATTCATATTCCAAGACAAATCTGCCTACACAGCACGGACTCTACACGACATCTCCTCGGTATCCAGTTACTTCGGGATGCTCGGACGCGTTATTATAAGCCAGGTCCATTAATCACGTCGTCCAGACCCAGCGAGTTCATGTTTTCACCTGCGGTAGGCGCAGAATGACGCTTTTCGGGGTCGCTCACCCTACTAGGGCATCTCTGGCTGACCGCCGCTGACGTTCTTGACTGAACAAAATCAAAGGATCCTGCAAAGCACGCTTCAGAATGCTGGTCCTCCGCGGAAGTTCCATCCTCATATTCCTTGGCACGGAGTTCAGGTGTGCAACGTGACGAAAACACAAGCGACGGCCAGCAACGATCCAGCAGTGGCGCAGTTCTAGCTTGAAATGAAAGCTTGCACTCTGTATGTGTCCTGGAGGTGCACAAGACACACAAGTGTTGCAAACAATGTATTAAGTAAACTTACAGAAGAGCTCAACCGTGCTGCACTGTGTGATGCGCCGAGCGCATTAGGAAAACTGTTGGCGCGACCTCCCTACAGGATTAACCATGAAAGTCGCTTACAACTCttcacgcgtttctctgttgtGGTTTCGCCGAACAAGAACGCAATCACAGCTCAACTGCCAACGGTATTTGCCGTTGCCACATCCAGGAAGACGATGCAGCTACCGCTATCTAGGGAAACAAAGTCACGAAATCGTGTCATCACAATACAGAAGCAGAAAAATGCGGCGCTGCTTTGTCTGTCGGGCATACAAAGCAAACGCTCTaggcagaaaacaaaggcaAGATTGTTCTGCGAATTCGAACTTGACCGGTCCTCATTTCCACGACCGTCGCACCGGGCTGACACACTCCACCGTACGTTAGGGGGGGCCTGAGTCACCTGCTTTTCCTTATCCTTCGCCAATTGGTTTTCCCGTCTTACATCGTTAAGGGGCTTCTTTCAATCCTGGGTTTCTCTGTGTTAAGAGTAGCCGACAATGGCAGCGATCAGGACGAACGAAGCACGCACAATGTCGGTGTACGACTTCGAAAAAAATGCAGGCTTGAGTACCATTGGTGCCCCTAAGCCTTTCCTAGCCCTCGTTCGCGTGCAGCGAATCTGTACTTGTGTGGGATCTCAGACTAGCGTGAACTAGTGGTTTGTTAGTTTTTAGCATCTTCCTAGTAACAACTCTGCCTTCAAGCTGTCGTTGGTGACCAGGATCGAGGGCCTGTACGGAAAAAGACGCTCTCGTATAAACGTCTGTCTGTACTGATGCAATATAGGTTCGTGCCTCTCTGAGCCATGATTTCGTTCAAGTGTCGAAAGGTAGAACGGGGAAAACAGCTTTGTGAGCAGTCCCACTGGTGTCGCGTATGACCCGTTCTGGCTCCGTGACAGTTGCGAGCAGTGGCTGGGCAGGCCGACTGGAGAACCAACTAGTCTCCAACTTTTCGGAGACTGGCAGACAAAGGACGCGGAGAAAACAGATTCAAAGAAGAGCTTTTCCATTTACCGTGTCCACGTATTTTGAAAATGCttgctcctcgctctcctccacGTGCCGCGTATCATGGGGGCATGCACCGCGTCGTTGCTGGCCACACAAGACACACGTTGTCCTCGTCCCGGTATCGAGCTGAGCCGGGCTGGGAGACTCGAAAATTTTGCGCGCTTCTCTGTGAACGATTTCTGCCTGCGCATGGTCTTCTCATTCGGTTATCTCTGAGTCTGAGTTGTCGGTTTTATTCCACGGAGTAAGTGTTAGATGCCAACGCGGTGAGCCGTGGTACGTGTTGCCGAGCCTAACGCGCGTGACTTGACTGGGCTAGACATACTGCTTCACTTTCGCAACAAAAAAGCGATTCGtatttctctttttccaaGGCAACTGGCCATCCAGTTGTGTAAGATGGATGAAGACTCATTTCACCGTCCaggccgtcgctctcgtttGCTCGTGCTTGCCGCGCTCTGTATagccgtttctcttcccttccttccgctAATCCTCAACATCACCTCTATAACTCACTTCAACCCCATATTTACAGGCTTATTTCTTCTCCTGTGTCCCGTCTTCATCATTCTaattcttttctctgtttcgcgctGTTCGGAAACCTACGAAcccggaagaaggcgacgtaCCCCTCGTCGacgagacgacgacgaagccCACCAGCCCCTCGCCTCAGCCTTCAGTGACGATCGACTTCACCAGTCCTGAAAGGAAAAACATAGATTCTCCTGAAGGACATTCACACACAAATACTGTTGCCTTTCCTGACCTGCTTTTCGCCCCCATTTCCCTCGTGTCGTCCTTAAACAGCTTCGTGCTGACTCCCTTGCGTTGCCTGCAACGCGAGAGGGCCCGTGTACGCGTTACTCTGCTGACTGTGGCGTTCTTTGCGTTGCCATcgtctgttccttttctctcgagctTTTGCGCCGCCGTTGCTGGGCCATACCCAAGCGTTTGCTCAGTCGATCTTTATTGAGTTTGGTCGAACTTTTTCCCCTCGAGCACCATGTCGAGTGACGCTGATATTCAGGTGGCCTTTCAGGATTGTGCGGACGGATCGAAACTCCCTGCGGCGAAGTTGGGCGTGGCGGCGCGGCTCGCGGGCGCGTCACCCTCAAACGGCGAGGTCGCGGAGGCCGCCGGCAAGATGTCTGGAGGAGTTGATTTGGCAGCGTTTAAAACCTTTTGCAACAACACACAACACAAAGACGACGATCTCAACGACCTTAAGGAGCTCTTCAAAGGTGAGAGCCCCAAACAGGAGC from Neospora caninum Liverpool complete genome, chromosome XI encodes:
- a CDS encoding putative myosin light chain TgMLC1 produces the protein MSSDADIQVAFQDCADGSKLPAAKLGVAARLAGASPSNGEVAEAAGKMSGGVDLAAFKTFCNNTQHKDDDLNDLKELFKAADIGGSGKIGKTAMKNMVQGYGEPLSDAEFEAAVKDFLRDNGENVDYATMLATILQS